In Erigeron canadensis isolate Cc75 chromosome 8, C_canadensis_v1, whole genome shotgun sequence, the DNA window ATAATCCATTCAATTGTGGAAAATGTTTCAATCGATGCCCGTTCTTCACATTTTGCACTTATGGGATGTGTGGATACGCAGGAGGTCAACCTCCATTCCCTCCCAGACCCCCAAAGCCGCCTATCCCATTCCCTCCCAGACCCCCAAAGCCGCCTATCCCATTCCCTCCCAGACCCCCGAAGCCGCCTACCCCATTCCCTCCCAAACCCCCAAAACCACCAACTCCGTTTCCTCCCAAACCTCCAAAGCCTCCAAAGCCTCCCAGAGGACCAGAACAACCTGAGCCTCCACAAACTCAGCCATTTCCAGAAGTTGGTCAGCCACCCCTGATAGACGCTCTATCGCCTGGTGAATCACCTATATCTGATGGTCAGACATCATTAGGATCCGGTGAACCACATTCATCTGGTGACCACCCCCCACCAAAGCATGATCAACATGTTTATCTCTAGCTATGTTCTGTATTCTGCCAAATCAATTAGATGATGAGCTTGGTTTTCATGCATGATAAGTTTGCATGTGATGTGGTCAGTGGGTTATATCTTCTAATGGTTTGTCATTCATGgcaatatcaatatcaatataaataaagaGCAGTTTCAAATATAGAGTCAATTTGTTTATGATTGTTGCAAATATTGTTTCGCAGATGTATCCATGAATAAGCTATTTCTTGATTGTTTCACAATAAAAGTTTTATCTATTCTTGCTGTGCATCCTATTTTGGTCGGTTTTACCAATAGTCTCAGGGTCTAGCAGAGTAGGGTTGTCGTCTTTGCTCTTGCGCACATTAATAACATCTTTTTGACGTATTCATTTGGAAAttgtctaaaaataaaaattgacaGGAGCGATTGCACAACTGGCAAGTAAATGCTGAATAATCCAATATGGTGAATTGTTTAGTCTCCTTTAAAACATAGGATACACCAATGAGATTGGTGGCTCATTGATAAGGTTTTgaccatataatatatatatatatatatatatatatatatattcctttcaaaaaaaagaacataagaTACACCTTAAGGAATGTGATAATAATGTGGTTATTAAAGTTTGTCATATGTTACCCTACAAACCATTTAATCATAAAACAACGAAGAGAACATCCAAGTTTCGTACATGATACAAGTCGAAGTCACAACTTTTGTACgttttattattttacaaacCGTATAGGCTTAAAGGAAACGAGGTTGCGTTTCATCCTCGTGAATGAATCTGTTGCGATATAAATGAGTCATAACTGAGTAATGTATGACATTATTGGTTTTTTGTAACCTTTTGCTAAACAAGGTTATTACCCGTCTAATAGCTTATGTTTCAGATAACACGCATATGAAATGTAAGTAAAAAAACATGGTGATATGCTAGCAAACATCTTGTGAGATCTTGAGTGTTGTACTAATAGCATTTGTAAAGTGCACTGGATCTTTTAAACTAGAACAACTTTTGCAAAGTGTAAATCCTCTTCACATGAAAAATAAGGTTAGCTAACCAAGTGTTTATTGAATTATTTGAGCTTGAACTCGAATTTTGCCTATTCTAGTCATACTTTATTACCCAGAGTCCAAAAAACGAGCTTGGAATTTTATCAAGTAGAGTATGACTGTATTAGCTTATAAAAACTCGGTTGAAGTTCTTATGAAGTTTTCCAAGTTATATAGTATACTTGAGTGAATGTATATCtatttaccaataaactaaaacattcTCCTTGAaatgacacgtggcgtaattcttaatcgacacgtgtccttttaatttatttatttttattaaattaaactagcttttttgttgtatatagattcaattttcttattagacttagaattacaCTAACTCTTAgcatattaatacaaaagacattataacttgatttgattaatcgttttctcattaataaattgtctctttttctttctcaatttttcaacacctattacttatattacttaaaataagttattaacatgaatgacttcaaaaatttgagtttatgatcTAAAATCAAaaggctatttgtcgtcattcactatgcttacaattttcgattttgatgtgattctaaaaatttaaggtaaatccaaaactctaactaaacatatattatatttatcattactgtttattataatttagttttgatCTTCGGTTTATCttactcacaaatcatgtataagacatattcgaatttctttataatacaatctatatatGGGTATTAGAGCTAGTATAATAAGTAAAATAGTAATTACCGAGCCTAATTAAAACCATGTAAGCATTAcaaatattaactttttaagatactatattttgttattattatttattatgttcATTATTGCCATAACTATATTTTTTCCATCATACTTTCAGTATTTAGTTTTCATAAAAagtaattacatttttttaaaaagacgAATAAGGGTTATATGGTAGAAAAAGTATtagataaaaaatttataaacaaatccAAACAAACTACCACTCAGtctttaaaatttcaattttaatgagACGATCCAAAAGTACCTACGGAGTATTAGCTATTTGGTTACTTTTAAtcgttaaattttttttttttttatcagactatcttttcttttgtttatataataactaATCATATAATACATATAGCCAATTTATACATCTTACGGGTATTAAGATTAGCTTGTGTTACTTGCTACAACTTACAacaatttatttagttattcaTGAATAACGATACTTGATACGGAAAAGATGTTTATAAATCGACTCAAGCCTTTATAATGTCTTTGGTTACTCAACCTTTtaagttaaaagaaaagaaaacctCACATTTTCAATTATCTTGGTTTATGTACTCTTGCTTGTTTACTCATGGCCAAACAAAGGAAACTCGTAATTTTTGAGCATTAGATTAGAGTGTAACCACatctaaatttatataaaagaaaaaccttaaTTTTAAAATGGAAAAGTTTAGACCATTAGATaaaattcaacttttaattaaaaccattagatcaatatgttgatgtcatataccttatataattttttcaatttcaattctaatataataaatttaaatatgatcATTAACTATGGAAAGTAATTTCctacatttcataattacagaaagtaaataatttaatgatattattatggaAAATAACtcctaaactttatattatttctaaaaatcacctttttaattttaattctttttttttttttatcaaattaagactttatatatcttttatcatataacgtaataaatactaataataatattaagtataattttatatcattaatatcTTATGATATTTAAAGTAAAAGATTTTTTGATTTGTATATGGTGtttagaaaaatcaaaaactaaaaaaaatatataaaaatgaaaatatcactgtttttcaacatattttattaaattttgttaaaataataaaatgttacAAATGTAATATGAATATTAGGTATGTGAATAACTATTCATTAGAATCTCtattcctttatttttttttatctacatCATGcagttttttttacatatattttaactcatttagttatatataaataaatataccattattgtttttcaatattttttatttacaatttgtcaATATAAAAACATTAGGATtctattagttatatatgtttatccgcgtattacgcgggatataatctagttatctataatattatacataaatatatattattttagtcatacaattaaaaaaataataaatagtatTTTAGTCCTAAGTTCGactaaaataaaatgtataaatatattaatgtcttcaaatttaaatgtaaacaaattaaaagtattctaactttttatattattctAACGTAATTTAACACCCAAACgaataattattaatgtctgATGTGTGAAAttgagtaataaaatttataaacacgaattacgaaaagactgactacaacacacttacaGGCAGTGAACATAATCGCATGTAGTATAGTAAATTCGGTAAATCcaaggtcgaacacaaggactttgtaaagcaattgttaaaaataaagtgattcagaaaATGGAGGTTTTTTATGGCTGAGTTGCCACGTTGAAAAAGTTAGTAGAAAAGgttagtaatcccgtaggattaatcgcaaaaaagagaattttgattttatgacaaaagagatttaaaagtcATCCGTCTTGACCTTGCTCAACAACATATTCAAATTGCAcattaatgaagttcaaattcaaattaagttgataaagataatcgtgacaaaacaaagacacaaactggtaccaccaatgtttgtaaaatcatttaaatcacctaattaattagttcatttgtaaaaactggtaccaccaacgcttaaaacaatttccctaatcaactagtttgtttgattatcaaattaacaattgtacctatgtgaagataacatggtaccaccaaccgttacacaacacgttgacaaaataactccttttattaaatgacattcactatcataccatgagcTAGTGATAactatttatagacaaacagttaatagaaaatcacacatgtattcaactagtaccactaacgaagaacacatatgccaccaagatctcgacacaacgataattgaaatcaactttgaataATAAAATTTGTGCAATCCTACATATTGTATCGCTACATCAATACGAATGATAAAGAATTTacctactcatattaaaataaataaaataaacaataatggaagaaatcatattataccaatgAATTGGAGAAAATTCGGTAGCAACAATGATTGTAATCCAAGACTGGCAAGAGGAATGAAAGAACTCAactcgactcgaccatttttttttttttacaagtcgACTTTATTTTACCAATCCATACTTGAAAAAATTTTAGACAAAATAAGGTGAAAAATTCGAaatgttcaaattcaaaatctaacaaattagaacaccttaatatgttataataaacatatcctaTAAGTTTCAGACCTTGAAAACATCGGATGAAGCTCGGAAAAACTTTGCTCGAAGACAGTGAAACTGCGGCAgcaagcacggtcgaccgtgctttGCGTCCGTGCTCTCAGAAACTGAACACCAAGAGGAAATACTGCAGACGCTGAGGACGGTCAGCCGTGTCTGCGTCTGTACTCTTACTGCACACaccaaacatcaaatttgactattaacTCAATTTGCAACCTTTTTCAAACTCAAACACAGGTTCCATCACACATCAAATCTGATTTCAAACCTTCACAtgacataatttacaacataactcAAGTGGCTATTTTATCATACATCATTTACACATCCatatgggtcatttacccaagtTAACGTTTATACAAAATAAccatacttgttttttttttttttaaatcaaaaggCCAAACTATGACCATAATTTGCAGAAATTTACTAAGAAACAGGACTATCAAAAAAATATCAAGAGCATCATGAGCCATATGAGGTAGGATATCTAAGTGTCTAAACAAAAGATCCATTCTTTCAAGAATGGACAATACCTCCAAGTCTTctaatcaacctttcttctacTAACTTCAAATCACCAATACTAGTTCtttcttccggaaccacctataaaaagGGAATCAACTAATACgcaagcgaatgcttagtgaatatacttgcatacatttatgaacacgaaggagggcaacgTACAAAGGACTATTatatgtaacctatgacaccgtcgtgccATATTTACATACTCACCTTTGTACTTTAAcgctatacatggatccatataagccaaacaacataatcaatatcacatatcgggattcttaggtcccggagattcttaggcctcatacacaagaggttcttaggccccgcTAATCAcatatcgggattcttaggtcccggaggttcttaggcctcataatcacaatgcctTACACGGGCTTTAACGCCAAATCGATTTCCATACATGAAGTCCATCATCATATGGAAATCGACCCAAGGTATAcacaaaggtatgcaaatatactcacctccttcgcgactcGAATCAACAACTCAAAATAACCGCAAATGCACAAattcaagctttcaacctatcatcACATCATAGTATGCATATAAGATAACATTCACTCTTTTGGCTAGCTCAACTTAGCCATACTACAATgtcactagcattcctaatcCATGTCCATCTTATTTTGTCATTGAATTgcatttctttttcaaaaattcaCTTGACAACTCtattcatcactttcatcataATATGATTTGACTAGTAATAATCatcattttctcaaaatcaATCTTTTCATGTCAAACACATATATTCTTAGCTAAATTCATTATGCAACTCAAATAACAAACTAGGTTATACAAGAAATTGGGGAAAATTATACACAAGTCACATTCtagcaaaatccccaaatttgggtatctcaagaaccctaatttctcaaaataatcaaaactaagttaatggaaatcaatacctcaagaatggAAGATAAAAGATTAGGATTTCCAATCACAATTCTTTCCCCTTTCTTTCTTCTAAATTTTGGCCACCACCACACAAGCCCTCAAATTTTCAATATCtagtatgattattattattaattcacTATAAGAAttctttgattgattttgattaatTGCATGAGTGAGATTGAGTTACTTGAAATGGAATGAGATGAAAGTTGAAGAAGGTTGTAGAAAGTATAATGGAATTATGAATCATTAGAAGAAAATTGGCTGGCACAATATCGGGTTGCCACGCCCCTTTTCAAATTTTTGTGGTAAAATACCCACTATCCATTGAAGTtacaactaaattaaccttatATCCAAAATTAAAATgctaggaaattattttaatgtcaaaactataaaaagaggTTAAATTCTTTACCTTAAaaactttggggtgttacaaggaAAACCCTAACTGCTTGTTTGCTTTAAAAATACTAAGAACAAGAGTTATGCTAAGAAAATCCCTAATGAATTTCGTCACTCATTGCAGAACCCTAGACAAGTATTTATACTAAAACCTTCACAAGCCCCAACGGGCGTTACACGCCTTTACAAACCTCACAGCCGTTTTGATACATAATGCCCCGTTACAAGGAGAATCCAAAATCCACTATATAACGAGCGTTACATATGTAACGGGCGTTACATACTCCAGAattcgttttcttcgtctttcacTTGATTTCGACCGAATCCTTTTCCCGTTTATTCCATatgtcatcaaaatcaaccaattcattcgtccaatcattttccaacctgaaaacacttaacactacctcaaagcatcgaaagttggatataaaactataaaaataacgaATAATTGATCCTAAATTCACGTgagaaatggtataaaatatgacatatcAATGTCTAATAATGTGTAAAAGTTAAATTATACTAtaactttttaagaaaatgagtggCAAGCTTTATTTAGTggcaatttaaaaaaaaaaatttagtggCAAATTGGACATTTGAAAAAATTAATGGCAGATTGCTctttaaacaataaaataaaaacaaatttcgTATGCTAGAGTTTTATTTGTAATCTCAATCTGTCAAGCATTTCTCAATTAATAtacaaacatacatacatattttcatCCTCCCTCAGTCACAGCCACTGCTGCTAGCCCTTCGTTTCCGTTTATTTGTAATCAAAAGTTTTTGGGGTATATCAGATTTACACGAGGTACTTTGTCAATCTCTATTCTAGTTTTTATTGAGTAtcttttttcatatatctataattctatattcATAACTTAAGTCAAATATTGTTTAACAGTAGTAAGTCACTAAGTCCCCATTAATAAATTACTGTAGTACGTATTGTATTAGAACGATACCAATCCCGTCTATATAGAAATTGTTCCTTACTGTGTTAAAAATATAGTGCTAATAGAATAGCCTTgctttgactttcaaagtcaaacGAGATATTTTGAAACTAAACTATTTAAAGTTGGAAAATACTAGGTTGTAAGTCTAAGTGTTTTCGAATTTACACGAAATGCTATACTATGTACGAGTATTATCTTatgaaatttgtttatatatatatatatatatatatatattttaaggttTGATGTATATGAAGTGTTATTGACGCGACAACTTATATGGGCGCAAAATGAAAAAGTTACTTGATACATACAAAAGCAagttttaaatatgaaaaatactgTAGCATTTTGGTACACTTTGATACGTTTAGCTAGACATCTCGGATTCTCGGCATggaaattgtatttttattttagttgatTTCTTCTTGTGATTGTTTATATGCATAAAAGGGGTGAAATTCACTTAAGGCGATGTCATCTTGTGGATTTTCTACATGTACATTGCCCGAGACTCTGCAAAGTCGTGAATTGATATGCAATAAACCAAGTTGCATCAGTAAGCATTCGAAGAAAAACTGCATATCTGCTGACCTGTCTCATCTGAAGACCAGCTGGCAACGAAAAGGAAGGCTCCGATGCCAAGCACTGGATGTTGAAAGCAATCATGCTTTCTTGAAAGGAGAAGTGTTTCAACTTGATGATGTGATTGAAGCTCAACAGTTTGATAGAGAGATTCTGAGTGCTATATTTGAAGTGGCACGTGAGATGGAAACGATTGAAAAGAAGTCACGTGGAAACCAGCTTTTGAAAGGTTATTTAATGGCTACTCTCTTTTATGAGCCTTCAACCAGGACCAGGCTTTCATTTGAATCAGCAATGAAAAGGTTGGGCGGGGAAGTATTGACAACTGAAAATGCACGAGAATTTTCATCTGCAGCAAAAGGAGAGACACTCGAAGGTAATATCAAGTGCTCCTTGAAGTTATTTGACATCCCATctgaggtggcaagatgggcaGGTCGGGTGGGTACTGGGTAGGTAACGGGTCGATACCGCTTCGGGTAAATATAGGTGGTTTTTAGAAGGGGGGTCGAGTTTGGTTGACTGTGTAAGCCTCTTGTCCACCTATTTTAGATTTTATAATAAGTTTTCTGTACATTAACTAGGTTACAAAAATTATCATTACAAGAACAGCAATCTAATCTTCTGAAAAAGCCTTTTTAGGAGGTTGCGTGCATTAAAAAAGACTTCGAGCTGCTTTTAACCTGGTACCCTTTTAGCTAAATATTTGGTATTACCCATTTGAGATAAAATGCAACACAAAAACTCACctatttataagtaaatggatTGAAATATCCACTTCTATGTGTTGATACTCCACCATTCATTATTGGTGTAATGCCTTCATGAAtcgacccatttgacccattccccacctttcttttaatttaacttCCCGTATTTGAGCCGTTTGATAAAACAACCGATTTATATGTAACCTTATCAAACCTGTCACCTCTGCATCATGAATCATGTTGAGCTGATATTTTTGCAGATACAATAAGGACAGTTGAAGGGTACTCAGACATAATTGTAATGAGGCATTTTGAAAGTGGTGCTGCTAGAAGAGCCGCAATGACGGCTAACATTCCAGTCATTAATGCTGGGGATGGACCAGGACAACATCCTACACAGGTTtacccactttttttttttttttactttaattgctTTTGGCACCCCCTTGTGCGATGGTCTACTTTCAATACAGCTATGAAAACTTTAGATGTctgtatattatttattttttcataagtTACTGGAATCATTCTCCGtttaatgttttctttttggatGACTAATGTTGATTCTATTTTGTCATAAATATAACAGGCCCTTCTTGATGTTTACActatagaaagggag includes these proteins:
- the LOC122610733 gene encoding stigma-specific STIG1-like protein 1 — protein: MSRLVCSQIKLLVLVPLLLCIVQAETGNKSNRTWLIGLDQNTTDGSGTMVPWVRRVRKQAVGCDDRPWTCNQGGFPSPVRRRCCNNRCVEVTSDVNNCGVCGIRCPYTWQCCRGVCIDTSYNPFNCGKCFNRCPFFTFCTYGMCGYAGGQPPFPPRPPKPPIPFPPRPPKPPIPFPPRPPKPPTPFPPKPPKPPTPFPPKPPKPPKPPRGPEQPEPPQTQPFPEVGQPPLIDALSPGESPISDGQTSLGSGEPHSSGDHPPPKHDQHVYL
- the LOC122578478 gene encoding aspartate carbamoyltransferase 1, chloroplastic-like, which produces MSSCGFSTCTLPETLQSRELICNKPSCISKHSKKNCISADLSHLKTSWQRKGRLRCQALDVESNHAFLKGEVFQLDDVIEAQQFDREILSAIFEVAREMETIEKKSRGNQLLKGYLMATLFYEPSTRTRLSFESAMKRLGGEVLTTENAREFSSAAKGETLEDTIRTVEGYSDIIVMRHFESGAARRAAMTANIPVINAGDGPGQHPTQALLDVYTIEREIGKLDGIKVGLVGDLANGRTVRSLAYLLAKYNDVKIYFVSPEVVKMKDDIKEYLTSKGIQWEESADLMEVASKCDVVYQTRIQRERFGERIDLYDEARGKYIVNRDILHVMQKHAVVMHPLPRLDEITVDVDGDPRAAYFRQAKNGLFIRMALLKLLLLGW